One genomic segment of Pagrus major chromosome 13, Pma_NU_1.0 includes these proteins:
- the neu3.1 gene encoding sialidase-3.1, with the protein MGNTPSKSGSGEEPVKTTLFEKEPSGITYRIPALIYLRHSHTFLAFAEKRSSPADHDAKVLVMRRGTLKDDGSVQWSSSQELSTAYLPDHRTMNPCPVYEKNSKTLFLFFICICGNTTEMRQIITGKNKARLCCVSSSDDGQTWSPAKDLTDSVIGDTIHKWATFAVGPGHGVQLENGRLIIPAYAYYVPYRCCSFPIPFTVYPRALSIYSEDFGQTWHVGKMLRKKSCECEMAEIIDHEGRSHLYCNARNSGGHRCEALSENSGMYFDKPHIARELGEPPSGCQGSVIGFPAPEFVPNDDTESKACGTSLLSPDTQTWLLFIHPTNKSSRRDMGVYLNRSPLHSSGWDRPRIIHRGPSGYSDLAYNGDKDQFSCLMECGKESELEQIAFMSFTLNDVMQTGKKDKKMR; encoded by the exons ATGGGCAACACACCATCAAAGAGTGGCAGTGGAGAGGAGCCGGTCAAAACAACTTTGTTTGAAAAGGAGCCAAGTGGGATAACTTACAGAATCCCAGCTCTCATTTATCTGAGGCACAGTCACACCTTCCTTGCCTTTGCAGAGAAGAGATCCTCGCCCGCTGACCATGACGCCAAAGTCCTCGTTATGCGTAGAGGAACGTTGAAAGATGATGGATCTGTTCAG TGGTCGTCCAGTCAGGAGCTGTCAACAGCATATCTACCAGACCACCGCACTATGAATCCTTGCCCTGTgtatgaaaaaaacagcaaaacgctgtttttgtttttcatctgcaTCTGTGGGAACACCACAGAGATGAGGCAGATCATCACAGGGAAAAACAAGGCCCGTCTCTGCTGTGTTAGCAGCAGCGATGACGGGCAAACCTGGAGTCCAGCGAAAGACTTAACCGATAGTGTGATTGGCGACACTATCCATAAGTGGGCCACGTTCGCTGTGGGTCCAGGCCACGGTGTTCAGCTGGAGAACGGCAGGTTGATCATCCCAGCGTACGCCTATTATGTCCCTTACAGATGCTGTTCCTTCCCCATTCCCTTTACAGTCTACCCACGTGCACTGTCGATATACAGTGAGGACTTTGGCCAGACGTGGCACGTTGGAAAGATGCTACGAAAAAAGTCATGTGAATGTGAGATGGCGGAGATCATAGATCATGAGGGCAGGAGTCATCTTTACTGCAATGCTCGTAACAGCGGAGGCCACAGATGTGAGGCCCTGAGTGAAAACAGCGGCATGTATTTCGACAAACCCCACATCGCTCGAGAGCTCGGGGAACCACCCTCAGGCTGTCAGGGCAGCGTCATCGGCTTTCCTGCTCCCGAATTTGTACCAAATGACGACACTGAAAGCAAAGCCTGTGGCACATCGCTCTTGTCTCCTGACACACAAACCTGGCTCCTCTTCATCCACCCAACCAACAAGTCCAGCAGAAGAGACATGGGCGTGTATTTGAACCGATCCCCCCTGCACTCGTCAGGATGGGACAGGCCCAGGATCATCCACAGGGGACCCAGCGGATACTCAGACCTGGCTTACAACGGAGACAAGGATCAGTTTTCGTGCCTGATGGAGTGCGGGAAGGAAAGTGAACTCGAGCAGATTGCGTTCATGTCGTTCACCCTCAATGATGTCATGCAGACgggaaagaaagacaagaagatGCGTTGA